One genomic segment of Arthrobacter sp. Marseille-P9274 includes these proteins:
- the guaB gene encoding IMP dehydrogenase: MSEEFNPFAFEGLTYDDVLLLPGPTDVIPSEADTSSRLSKRITVQTPLLSAAMDTVTESRMAIAMARQGGLGVIHRNLSIQDQAEHVDRVKRSESGMITNPVTIAPEATLAELDDLCRNYRVSGLPVVDPNGKLLGICTNRDTRFVPKADYDTVKVDEVMTRMPLITGHVGISRPEVIDLLGKNRIEKLPLVDDDGILRGLITVKDFDKAEQYPLATKDEEGRLRVGAAIGFFGDGYERGMTMIDAGVDVLVVDTANGHSHGVLDMIARLKKDPAAAHVDIIGGQAATREGAQALIDAGADAIKVGVGPGSICTTRVVAGVGVPQVTAIYESAKAAIPAGVPLIADGGLQYSGDIGKALVAGADTVMLGSLLAGAAESPGDLVFINGKQFKAYRGMGSLGAMQTRGKNTSYSKDRYFQADVPDDEKLIPEGIEGQVPYRGPLSAVAHQLVGGLRQTMFYTGARTIEELKAKGKFVRITSAGLKESHPHDIMITAEAPNYRR; encoded by the coding sequence GTGTCTGAAGAATTCAACCCGTTCGCCTTTGAGGGCCTGACTTACGACGACGTCCTGCTGCTCCCCGGCCCGACGGACGTGATCCCCTCCGAAGCCGACACCAGTTCCCGGCTGTCGAAGCGCATTACTGTGCAGACGCCGCTGCTGTCCGCGGCGATGGACACCGTGACGGAGTCGCGCATGGCCATCGCCATGGCGCGCCAGGGCGGGTTGGGCGTGATTCACCGCAACCTGTCCATCCAGGACCAGGCCGAGCACGTTGACCGCGTCAAGCGCAGCGAATCCGGCATGATCACCAATCCGGTGACCATCGCCCCCGAGGCCACGCTGGCCGAACTGGACGACCTGTGCCGCAACTACCGTGTCTCGGGCCTGCCCGTCGTGGACCCCAACGGGAAGCTGCTGGGCATCTGCACCAACCGCGATACCCGCTTCGTGCCGAAGGCCGACTATGACACGGTCAAGGTCGACGAGGTCATGACCCGCATGCCGCTGATCACCGGACATGTGGGCATCAGCCGCCCCGAGGTCATCGACCTCCTCGGCAAGAACCGCATTGAGAAGCTCCCCCTCGTCGATGACGACGGCATCCTCCGAGGGCTGATCACCGTCAAGGACTTCGACAAGGCCGAGCAGTACCCGCTCGCCACGAAGGACGAGGAAGGCCGCCTGCGCGTCGGCGCGGCCATCGGCTTCTTCGGCGACGGCTACGAACGCGGCATGACCATGATCGACGCCGGCGTCGACGTGCTCGTGGTGGACACCGCCAACGGCCACAGCCACGGCGTGCTGGACATGATCGCCCGGCTCAAGAAGGACCCCGCGGCCGCGCACGTGGACATCATCGGCGGCCAGGCGGCGACCCGCGAAGGCGCACAGGCCCTGATCGATGCCGGAGCGGACGCCATCAAGGTGGGCGTAGGCCCCGGCTCCATCTGCACCACCCGCGTGGTGGCAGGCGTCGGCGTTCCCCAGGTCACCGCGATCTACGAGTCCGCCAAGGCCGCCATCCCCGCCGGCGTCCCGCTCATCGCCGACGGCGGACTGCAGTACTCCGGCGACATCGGCAAGGCCCTCGTGGCCGGCGCCGACACCGTGATGCTCGGCTCGCTGCTGGCCGGTGCCGCGGAAAGCCCGGGCGACCTGGTCTTCATCAACGGCAAGCAGTTCAAGGCCTACCGCGGCATGGGCTCGCTCGGGGCCATGCAGACCCGCGGCAAGAACACCTCCTACTCGAAGGACCGCTACTTCCAGGCGGACGTGCCCGACGACGAGAAGCTCATCCCCGAAGGGATCGAAGGCCAGGTTCCGTACCGCGGCCCGCTCTCCGCCGTCGCGCACCAGCTGGTGGGCGGCCTGCGCCAGACGATGTTCTACACCGGTGCCCGCACCATCGAAGAGCTCAAGGCCAAGGGCAAGTTCGTGCGGATCACCTCCGCCGGGCTCAAGGAGTCCCACCCGCACGACATCATGATCACGGCCGAGGCGCCGAACTACCGGCGCTGA
- the groL gene encoding chaperonin GroEL (60 kDa chaperone family; promotes refolding of misfolded polypeptides especially under stressful conditions; forms two stacked rings of heptamers to form a barrel-shaped 14mer; ends can be capped by GroES; misfolded proteins enter the barrel where they are refolded when GroES binds): MAKQLQFNDAARKALEAGVDKLADTVKVTLGPRGRNVVLDKKWGAPTITNDGVTIAREVELEDPYENLGAQLAKEVATKTNDVAGDGTTTATVLAQALVKEGLRNVAAGAAPGALKNGIEVAVEAVAARLLENAREVEGKVAEVATISAQSPEIGELLAKAFEQVGKDGVITIEEASGLQTELVLTEGMQFDKGYLSPYFVTDAERQEAVLEDALILINQGKISSVQEFLPLLEKALQAGKPLFIIAEDIEGEALSTLVVNKIRGTLNVVAVKAPGFGDRRKAMLQDIATLTGAQVVSPDLGLKLDQVGLEVLGSARRITVTKDNTTIVDGAGSESDVADRVAQIRAEVERTDSDWDREKLQERLAKLAGGIGVIKVGAATEVEMKEKKHRIEDAVSSTRAALEEGIVAGGGTALVHASQALDTDPKVLALEGDAATAVGLVRRALVQPLRWIAENAGYEGYVVVSKVGELEVNKGFNAASGEYEDLVDAGVIDPVKVTRSALRNAASIAALVLTTETLVAEKPADEDEHAGHSH, encoded by the coding sequence ATGGCAAAGCAGCTGCAGTTCAACGACGCTGCCCGCAAAGCCCTGGAAGCCGGCGTTGACAAGCTGGCCGACACCGTCAAGGTGACCCTCGGCCCGCGCGGCCGCAACGTCGTACTGGACAAGAAGTGGGGCGCCCCCACCATCACCAACGACGGCGTGACCATCGCCCGCGAAGTCGAGCTCGAGGATCCGTACGAGAACCTCGGCGCGCAGCTCGCGAAGGAAGTGGCGACCAAGACCAACGACGTCGCCGGCGACGGCACCACCACCGCCACGGTCCTGGCCCAGGCACTCGTCAAGGAAGGCCTGCGCAACGTTGCCGCGGGCGCTGCCCCCGGCGCGCTGAAGAACGGCATCGAGGTCGCCGTCGAGGCGGTTGCCGCCCGCCTGCTGGAGAACGCCCGCGAGGTTGAGGGCAAGGTGGCCGAGGTCGCCACCATCTCGGCCCAGAGCCCGGAAATCGGCGAACTGCTGGCCAAGGCTTTCGAGCAGGTCGGCAAGGACGGCGTCATCACCATCGAAGAGGCCTCCGGCCTGCAGACCGAGCTGGTCCTCACCGAGGGCATGCAGTTCGACAAGGGCTACCTCTCGCCGTACTTCGTCACCGACGCCGAGCGCCAGGAAGCCGTCCTCGAGGACGCGCTCATCCTGATCAACCAAGGCAAGATCTCCTCGGTACAGGAATTCCTGCCGCTGCTGGAGAAGGCCCTGCAGGCCGGCAAGCCGCTCTTCATCATCGCCGAAGACATCGAAGGCGAAGCCCTGTCCACCCTCGTGGTGAACAAGATCCGCGGCACCCTGAACGTGGTCGCCGTGAAGGCCCCGGGCTTCGGCGACCGCCGGAAGGCCATGCTGCAGGACATCGCGACGCTCACCGGAGCGCAGGTTGTCTCCCCGGACCTGGGCCTCAAGCTGGACCAGGTCGGCCTGGAGGTGCTGGGTTCGGCCCGCCGGATCACCGTCACCAAGGACAACACCACCATCGTCGACGGAGCCGGCTCCGAGTCGGATGTGGCCGACCGCGTGGCCCAGATCCGTGCAGAGGTCGAGCGCACCGACTCTGACTGGGACCGCGAGAAGCTGCAGGAGCGGCTGGCCAAGCTCGCCGGCGGCATCGGCGTGATCAAGGTCGGCGCCGCCACCGAGGTCGAGATGAAGGAAAAGAAGCACCGCATCGAGGACGCCGTCTCCTCCACCCGCGCTGCCCTCGAGGAAGGCATCGTGGCCGGCGGCGGAACCGCCCTCGTCCACGCCTCCCAGGCCCTGGACACCGATCCGAAGGTCCTCGCCCTCGAAGGGGACGCCGCGACCGCCGTCGGACTGGTCCGCCGCGCCCTGGTCCAGCCGCTGCGCTGGATCGCCGAGAACGCCGGCTACGAAGGCTACGTCGTGGTCTCCAAGGTCGGCGAGCTCGAGGTCAACAAGGGCTTCAACGCCGCCTCCGGAGAGTACGAAGACCTGGTCGATGCCGGCGTCATCGACCCCGTCAAGGTGACCCGCTCGGCGCTGCGCAACGCAGCGTCGATCGCGGCCCTGGTGCTCACCACCGAAACCCTCGTCGCGGAAAAGCCCGCCGACGAGGACGAGCACGCCGGCCACAGCCACTAG
- the groES gene encoding co-chaperone GroES, translating to MSVSIKPLEDRIVVQPLEAEQTTASGLVIPDTAKEKPQEGKVVAVGPGRVDDNGNRVPVDVTEGDVVIYSKYGGTEIKQGGQEYLVLSARDVLAIVVK from the coding sequence GTGTCGGTCTCCATCAAGCCTCTTGAGGATCGTATTGTCGTCCAGCCGCTCGAAGCCGAGCAGACCACGGCTTCCGGCCTGGTCATCCCGGACACCGCCAAGGAAAAGCCGCAGGAAGGCAAGGTTGTCGCGGTTGGACCCGGCCGCGTTGACGACAACGGCAACCGCGTCCCGGTCGACGTGACCGAAGGCGACGTCGTCATCTACTCCAAGTACGGCGGAACCGAAATCAAGCAGGGCGGCCAGGAATACCTGGTTCTGTCCGCGCGCGACGTCCTGGCGATCGTCGTCAAGTAA